The Aerococcaceae bacterium DSM 111021 DNA segment GTTATCTAAAAAAGGCTATTACGATGGGGTTATTTTCCACCGTATTATTAAAGATTTTATGATTCAAGGTGGAGACCCAACTGGAACTGGTATGGGTGGAGAAAGCGTTTATGGAGAAGCATTTGAAGATGAATTCTCAGCCGAAGTTTTTAATTTATATGGAGCATTATCAATGGCTAATGCTGGACCAAATACAAATGGAAGTCAATTCTTTATTGTTACAGCACCAACTGTACCAGCACAAATGTTAGGTCAATTAACAGAAGCCGGATTCCCAGAAGAAATTATTGAAGAATATGCTGCTAAAGGTGGAACTCCTTGGTTAGACCATCGTCATACAGTCTTTGGGCATGTTGTTAACGGTATGGATGTTGTACTTGATATGCAAGCACAAGAAACTGGAGCACAAGACAAACCAGTAGAAGATATTGTGATTACTAGCGTTACTGTTAATGAGTAGTCTACTTTAAAGTAAGGAGTGGATATACATTGACAAAAGAATTTCGAATTGGGGATGTAATCCAAGGGGAAGTAACTGGTATTCAAAATTATGGTGTCTTTGTAAAATTATCGGATACAGAACAAGGATTGGTACATATTTCTGAATGTAAACATGGGTACGTTACTGTATTAGATGATTTTATCGAAATTGGCGACAAAGTTAAAGTCAAAATTATCGATATTGATGAGTATACTAAAAAGATAAGTTTATCTTTTAGAGCGTTACAGTATTTAAATACGCCACCATTTCCAGCAAAGCTAAAAAGATATCCAAAAAGATATTTACCAAAAATTGGTTTCAAGACATTAGGGCGAGTTATGCCTACAATTATTGAAGATGGTTTGAAACAAATAGATGAAGATCAAACAAATATTCTAAGAAATAATGAGGAGAGATATTAATGACAAATTTAAAATTTGATTATTCTAAAGCTTTATCATTCTTTAAAGAACATGAACTAACACAAATTAAACCATATATCGAATTGGCGCATAAGCAACTTCATGATAAATCTGGTGCTGGAAATGAGTATTTAGACTGGGTTGAATGGCCAGAAACATATGATAAAGAAGAGTATGCACGAATTAAAACAGCTTCTGAAAAAAT contains these protein-coding regions:
- a CDS encoding peptidylprolyl isomerase, coding for MKNFPQLKKDELKVDITLHTTKGDIDLALFPEAAPKTVENFVKLSKKGYYDGVIFHRIIKDFMIQGGDPTGTGMGGESVYGEAFEDEFSAEVFNLYGALSMANAGPNTNGSQFFIVTAPTVPAQMLGQLTEAGFPEEIIEEYAAKGGTPWLDHRHTVFGHVVNGMDVVLDMQAQETGAQDKPVEDIVITSVTVNE
- a CDS encoding S1 RNA-binding domain-containing protein — encoded protein: MTKEFRIGDVIQGEVTGIQNYGVFVKLSDTEQGLVHISECKHGYVTVLDDFIEIGDKVKVKIIDIDEYTKKISLSFRALQYLNTPPFPAKLKRYPKRYLPKIGFKTLGRVMPTIIEDGLKQIDEDQTNILRNNEERY